GCTCGCCGGCCTATAACCAGCTGGTGGGGGATATGCAGCGGCTCGATCAGGTGCTGCGCGAACTGCAGCCGGTGCTGAAGACGCTCAATCAAAAGAGCAACGCACTGGTGTTTGAAGCCAAACCGGGCGAGGACCCGCAGCCGAAGAGGGCGAAACAATGATGAAATGGATGCCGCTGGCGATGGCTCTGGCGCTGAGCGCCTGTAGCAGCAGCACCAAAACCACCCTGTATCAGTTGCCGGCGGGAACGTCGGCGGCCACGCCGGTGACGCAGAGCGCGCTGCTGGCGGAAGCGCAGCTGCCGCTGTGGGTCGAACGGGTGGCGGTGCCAGATTATCTCGCCGGTAACGGCGTGGTTTATCAAACCAGCGATGTGAAATATGTTATTGCGGCGAATAACCTGTGGGCCAGCCCGCTCGATCAGCAGCTGCAGCAGACGCTGGTCACCAACCTTAGCAATGCGTTGCCTGGCCGGCTGGTTTCCGCCGCGCCGCTGGGCGAACAGCACGATACGCTGAACGTCAACGTCACCGGCTTTCATGGCCGCTACGACGGGCAGGTGGTGATCAGCGGCAGCTGGACGCTGGAGCATAACGGGCGCATTATGCGCCAGCCTTTTAACCTGACGCTGCCGCAGCAGGAAGATGGCTACGACGTGATGGTCAGAACGCTGGCGCAGGGATGGCAGCAGGAAGCGCAGCGGATGGCTATGGCTTTTTCTTCGCTTAAAAATAATTAATTATTCTTAACTATCAATTCCGGCCCGACGAGACGTTTCTGTATTGTCGGCCGGAATTTTTTTATTTGCGAATCAGCTCTTTGCCTGGACCCGCGCGCGACCCGACAAGAAAACCTCTAAAAATAGCCTATTCATATGACAATGGCGTGAAATTTGCGCATTGATCTTTCCTGCCGATGGAGGTAGAACTGCATTGTGGTTGCGCATTTTGTGACCACTGTTTTCTTTCCACCAGTTCCACCATACCTGAATGAGGGAAATGAGGCATGAAGAGACAGAAACGAGACCGCCTGGAACGGGCACACTCACGTGGTTATCAGGCAGGCATTACCGGGCGCTCAAAAGAAATGTGCCCTTATCAAATGATTGAGGCTCGGTCTCACTGGTTGGGAGGTTGGCGAAAAGCCATGGAGGACAGGTCGGTCAGCGTCGCTGCGGCGATGGCGTAAACGCCTGGTCAGAAAAAGGATTAACCTCCGCGGCAGCGGAGGTTTTTTATGGTGCGGTATCAGAATGCGGTGGTGTCTTTAAACAGGCCCACTTTCAGATCGCTGGCGGTATAGATGACATTGCCGTCAACCAACACTTCGCCATCCGCCACACCCATTACCAGCTTGCGGTTAATCACACGCTTGAAGTGGATGCGGTAGGTCACTTTCTTCGCGGTCGGCAGCACCTGACCGGTAAATTTCACTTCGCCCACGCCCAGCGCGCGGCCTTTGCCTTCTGCGCCCAGCCAGCCCAGGTAGAAGCCTACCAGCTGCCACATCGCATCCAGACCCAGACAGCCCGGCATCACCGGATCGCCAATAAAGTGGCAGGCGAAGAACCAGAGGTCAGGATTGATATCCAGCTCGGCTTCGACATAACCTTTATTAAAGTTACCGCCTTCTTCGCTCATTTTGACCACGCGGTCCATCATCAGCATATTGCCAGACGGCAGCGGCGGGCCTTCAGCGCCAAACAGTTCACCGCGACCAGAGGCAATGAGATCTTCTTTTGTATAGGATTCGCGTTTTTCTACCATGTTTCAATAAGCCTTTTTCTAGTGAATCACGAAGGTTAGCTAACAGGTGTAAGCTGAACAACTCCGATCAGCTGTGGTTAAACCAGTTTAGCCAACGCAGAGGCCAGGGGCGCTGACGCGCTTCCTGCTGATTAAATTCTGTGATGCGGTCCTGAATAGTTTGCAGCAGGCAGGGCGCATTCTCCTTTCGCCACGCCGCGCCGGTCAGCAGCGGCAGCGCCTCATCGACTTCGTTGACGGCCCAGATGTGGAACTGACCGTCGCGCACCGCGTCGATAATCTCCTGCTGCAGGCAGAGATGCCGCACGTTGGCTGCGGGAATGATGACGCCCTGCTGGCCGGTCAGGCCACGCTGCTGGCAAACCTCGAAGAACCCTTCGATTTTTTCATTCAGCCCGCCGACCGGCTGGACGCGGCCGAACTGATCGACCGACCCGGTTACCGCAATCTGCTGGTTAATGGGCTGTTCTGCCAGCGCGCTGATCAGGGCGCAGAGTTCCGCAAGCGAGGCGCTATCGCCGTCAACTTCTGAATAAGATTGCTCAAACACCAGCGAGGCGGAGAAGGGCAGCTGCTGATCGAGTTCCAGCTCGGCGATCAGAAACGCCTGCATGATCATCATGCCTTTGGCGTGAATATTGCCGCCTAATTCAGCCTTGCGCTCGACATCGTTAAATTCGCCGTCGCCGACATGCACCACGCAGCTGATGCGCGAAGGTTCGCCAAAGGCGCGCGGGTGGCCGGGAAACTCAATGACCGACAGCCCGTTGATCTGCCCGGTGACGGCGCCTTCGGTTTCAATCAGGATCTGATCGAGCAGGATTTCGTCGCGCATCTGCTCCGGCAGATAGCTTTCGCGCCAGTTGCGTGCGTCGAGCGCCGCCTGCAGCGCTTCCGCATCGAGCTTGTCGCCATACTGCGCCGCTTCGCGCAGCTGGCGGCCAAGCCAGGCAGGGCAGAGCGGCAGCGTCTCCTGATCTCCACTGTAGCGCACCGATTCGCGCAGCAGCAGCGGCCAGAAATCGGGCTCAATGGCCGGCAGCGCAGCCTGATGCCCCAGCGCCGTAACCCAGCGGCACCACAGCGCCATATCTTCCTGATCTTCTACCCGCAGGCTTTCTTCATATTCGCTGTAAATCGCCAGCGAGGCCAGCTCCGGCTCCATTTCCTGAAAATCGGCCATCGCTTCGCGATCGCCGCAAAGCACCAGTTTCAGCGCCAGGGGTATGGAGGGGATGGCGACCGGCAGCGGGCGCGTTTCATCAGGCGACAGCCAGTCGAAACGACGCTGCGTCACAATCTGCTTCAGACGGAGCCACATCAGCGGCTGCGCCAGCAAAGCACGCAGCGACAGCAGAAGAACGCCGCCGTTAGCGCGGTGGATCAGACCGGGCTGCAGGCTGATGCGCTGACCAAACAGTCGTACGCAGCCAAACAGCTGTTCTGGTTCAATCCAGTCGGCAAACTGCGCTTCGCCGCGGCTGGCGAACGGTTCATCCGCCGTTTGCGCAGGCTGCCAGCGGATCTGATCGTCATTAATCAGATAGTTACCGCCGTAAAGTGCTTTCTTCTTCCCGCCGTTATGCTGTAATGTCTGCGCCAGCAAGGCGAGGTTCTCACTGTTTTCAGCGCAGCGGATTAGCATCAGCGGAAAAGGCGCGCTGCTGCGCTGCAGCAGACTGGCCGCATCAAACAGGCGAGGCTGAATCTCAGACAGAATATCGCTGTCGTCATCGCTATAATCGCGGGAGAAAAGGGGCTGGAAGCTCTCGGCATCAGGCTGTAGCGCCTGCCATGCAAGTCGGTTGCTGGTCAAAGTAATCGCATTTGTCTTGTATTAATGAAAAGCGCGATTATACAGCTTTTCAGGCTGTTACGCACGGCAGAGATCTTACCGATTCTGGCGGCAGGCCTCGCCCTGCGAGGCTGGCGTTGCGCCTTTCTCTGCCGCAAGTAAGAAAAAAACTGTTATTCTTAGTTTGTTACCTGCTCATGATGAGATTCCGATGAAATATCAGCAGCTGGAAAACCTTGAAAGCGGATGGAAATGGAAATACCTGGTGAAGAAACACCGGGAGGGTGAGCCGATCACCCGCTACGTTGAAATCAGCGCCGCCCAGGAGGCCGTGAAGGCGTTGCTGGCCATGGAAAACCATCCAATCGACGTGCTGAAGTGGATTGAGCAACATATCAATCCGGCGCTGGAAAATCGTATGAAGCAGACGATCCGCGCCCGGCGCAAACGTCATTTCAACGCTGAGCATCAGCATACGCGCAAGAAGTCTATCGATCTGGAGTACCTGGTGTGGCAAAGGCTGGCGGGACTGGCGCAGCGCCGCAGCAGCACGCTTTCTGAAACCATCGTGCAGCTTATTGAGGATGCTGAGCGTAAAGAAAAATACGCCAGCCAGATGTCTACATTACGACAGGATCTGCAGGCAATTCTGGGAAAGGATGACGTCAGTTAAGTCATCTATTGCCGTTCAGCTTACCGGGAAAGGATGATGTCAGTTAAGTCATCGGCTGCCGTCCAGCTCACTGCTCCTGTTTTTCGCCCATAAAAAAACCCCGCCGGAGCGGGGTTTTTTAACGTATTACTTAAGCCTGCGGCTGAGTAACAACGTCTTTCAGACCTTTAACTTCGATTTCTACGCGACGGTCCGGACCCAGGCAGTCGATCAGGGCGTTACGGCCTTTCACGCTGTCACAGGTGTTGCCGGTAACCGGGTTAGATTCACCCATGCCACGTGCAGAGATCTTGTCAGACGGGATACCTTTAGAAACCAGGTAGTCAACCACGGACTGAGCGCGTTTTTCAGACAGTTTCTGGTTGTACTGGTCTGAACCGATACGGTCAGTGTAGCCCAGAACAACAACAGAACCGTCTTTCGGATCCATGGAGCTCAGCTGAGAGTACAGCTGATCCAGCGCCTGCTGGCCTTCGCCTTTCAGGGTCGCTTTGTTGAAGTTGAACAGCACGTCTGATTTCAGAGTGAAGTGCTTGGTTTCAACAACCGGAGCCGGGGCCGGAGCCGGAGCAACAACCGGTGCAGCTGCGTCATCCTGACCGAAACGGTAGGAGAGACCCAGGCTCAGCATGGCGTTGTCAGGACGCGCGCCAACGGTGCTTGCGTCGCCGATGTTGTTAACCCACTGGTAGTCCAGGCGAGTCGCCCAGTTTTTGTTCAGTGCGTATTCAACACCTACAGCAGCCAGCGGAGAAACGCCGGTGTCGTGGTCGCTGATGCGGTTGCCGGTAGCGACGTTCTGCTGAGTAGAGTCAGCACGCCATACCATGCCACCCAGACGGGTGTACACATCCAGGTCATCCATGATCGGGTAGCTCAGTTTAGCTGCCAGCTGGATGCCCTGTGCTTTGAAAGCGCCGTTTACTACGTCGCCTTTGTTAGGCATACGGCCGAGCCAGTCGTAACCCAGCTCGAAGCCCAGATAAGGATTAGCCTGATAACCAACGAACGCACCAGCGCCCAGCTGGCTTTCGTGAGTCGGGCCATCATTATTTACGTAGTTGTTACCGTAGTAACCAGTATCGTGATACTGAGACCAGCCCAGTTTAGCACCGGTGTACCAGGTGTCATCTTTCGGAGCGGCCTGCGCTACGGTAGCGAAGCCAGCCAGTGCCACTGCAATTGCGATAGCTGTCTTTTTCATTTTTTGCGCCTCGTTATCATCCAAATAGGCAAGGAGCTTAAAGCTAAGCTCTTGGTTGTAATCCTTCGCCGGGTCCTTTTGCTCGATTATTACTCTACCGGAAAACGGAGGTTATTGAGCACCCTGGCGAGATAAAGTCTACAACGTGGCGAGAAACTTACAAGTAAGATGTGAGGCCGGTCTGCAAAAAAAGGATGTTTCATACACAAATTTTAACATTCAGCGCACTTTTTAGCGCTGAAAAAAGCCTTATCTGACGCGGCAAAAGCGAGGCTCAGCCGCGTGAGAGTAGAATCAGCGGGTTATCAGAGGAAACAGACTATTTTTAGCTGAGATTTATCTTATATTTACTTAATGATACAAAGTTGAGTGAATTTTCAGCCGGTTTTTTTGTCCGTCAAATGACGACGCACCGGATTGGGGCCGCATAATCAGTCCAAGCGCCTGTCCAACCGAGGCCGCTTCTTCGAGCTGGCGACGCTCATTTTCGTTAATATCCTTCGCAAACCACCCCAGCACCACGCTGTAATTTCCCGTCTGCAACGCTTTTACCATCGCCTCTACCGTACTGAAGCGCTGATGATAGGGCATGTGCATCATCTTATTCAGCGGCAAACCCGAAGCTTTCAGCCACTGACGGCTGATCTTTTGCGGCGGCGTCAGCCAAAGCTGCCAGCGCGCCTGCGTGCCGAGCTGTTGCAGCAGTGGCAGCAGCAGCATTTGCGTCAGGCCGGGTTGCGCTTCGCTGTAGCTTAATTCGCTAATCCAGCCGGTCGTCAGCGTTGAAGAGGAGAGGGCAACGCGAGAGTGGCCGACCAGAACAGAAGAGGCAAAAGAGGACTTCAGTAAATGAGTACGCATGATTATCAGCTCATGTGGTTACTGTATGGATATACAGTAATGCGATGACGGGTTAAGATCAACCTCATTTTTTGAAAACGTCTCGCACTTTTAATATGTAAATGCGTGCAAGCTGATTTAGTAATTGAACCGTTAATCAGAATTGCCTATGTTTTTAGCTGATGAAAAACAGGGGGTTAGTCACAGTTTCTTAAGGAAAAGGAGCAGCATATGAATTCGCATCAACGGATTGCCCAGTCAAAAGCGCAGCTGGCTTCATTAGGGAAGATCACCGTTCGTTCGCAGTTTGGTGGCTACAGTCTGGCGGTGGAGAAAATTGTTTTCGCGCTGATTGCCGACGGCGAACTCTATCTGCGCGCCAGCGAAAACCTCAGCCGTTATCTCGATAAACAGTCGCTGGCGCCGCTGGTCATCAATAAAAGAGGGCTGCCGGTGACGCTGCGCTACTATCGCATTGATGAGGCGCTGTGGCGCGATCGGCCGCTGCTGATTGCGCTGTCGAAATCCGCGCTGGCGCTGGCGCGGCGGCAGAAAAGCGAGCAGCAGGCTAAAGCGCGCGTTAAAGATTTGCCGAATATGGGGGTGCGCATGGAGATGCTGCTGCGTGAAATCGGCATCGATAGCGTCCACGCCCTGCGCGAGGCGGGCGCTAAAGATTGCTGGCTGCGCCTGCGCGCCCTCAATCAGCATCTGGGGCTAAATTGCCTGCTCGCTCTGCAGGGCGCCATATCCGGAAAACATCAGGCGGCGCTGCCTGCAGAGGTAACAGAAGAGCTGCGTTACTGGTTTTATTCCACGCTAAACGCCGATAAGGCGCGCCGCGGTTAACCTTCCGGGGCTGCCAGCTGTTTTTTTAGCTGGGCGATTTCCGGAAGCAGGGCGATCAGCAGGCCTATCTGTTGCAATACCAGCTGTCCTTTTGAGTCCGCCTCGCTCTCCAGCAGGCCGATACGCGCCGAAAGGTCGCTTAAAATCTGCTGCGCCTGCTGCTCGCTGACGATATTGACCTGCAGCACGTCATCCACGTAGCAGACCGCATCATCCAGCAGCTGCAAGAGTGCTGGCTGCGTGATTTTTTCGCGGTGTGCGCCAAGCGCGGAGATATAGCTTAGGAACGAGTGATTCAGGCAGAGCAGGCGAAAAGCCGCCTCGCGCTGCAGCGGGTCGGGGCGCAGTTCGGTAGAGAGATTAGAGACCACCGAAGCCAGCTCGGCATCGCCGTTGTGCGCGTCGCGGCGGGCGATGCGGTAGGCAAGGCGGTTATCTTTGCCCTGATGATACTGTTCGAGGATCGCATCCAGATAGCGACAGTTGGCGGTTAAGGTCTTTTCCGCCACCGCTGGCAGCCGACGGAAGCGCCAGTCCGGCCAGATAAAGCTGACCGCCAGCCACGCGAGGCCGCAGCCCAGCAGCGTATCGACAATGCGCGGCACCGCGACGTCGAAACCTTCTCCCAGCAGGTTAAAACAGAGCAGTACCAGCAGCGTGATAAACATAGTCGCATGCGCGTACTGCACCTGACGAAAGGCGAAAAACAGCACGCCCGTTAGTACAATCAGCAGCAGCTGGCCATCAACCGAGGGCACCAGCCACAACACCGGCAGGCCGATGGCGATACCCGCCAGGGTACCGATGATGCGCAGCGCCAGCCGACGGCGGGTGGCGTTATAACCGGGCTGGCAAACGAACAGGCCGGTCAGCAGGATCCAGTAGCCGCGTTGCAGGCCGGTAAGCTGGATAAACGCGTAGCCGACGCACAGCAGCAGCGACATGCGCACCGCGTGACGGAACAGCGGCGATTCCGGCGTCAGATGGCGGCTGATGCGCAGGCGGATATCGCTCCAGCCGGTGAGCCCTTCACTGGAGAGATGCGTATCGCTACCGCCGTGGTGCGCCTGCTCCAGCGCCTGTTCCGATTCGATGGTCGCCAGCTGGGCATCGATCGCTTTCAGGTTGCTGAGCAAATAGCGCAGCGCTTTTTGCCGCGCCTTGTCCTGTGCGGTGTCCGGCAGCCGCTCCAGCGCCGCCTGCAGATGGCTGAACGCCAGTTCAAAGCGGGTATCGTGCTGATAGCTCTGCCGCAGCAAAATCGCATCGGACAGCTGGCGACAGGCCAGCGCCTGCATGGTCAGCAGCCGCTGGAAGCGAAACAGAATCTCGCTGTAGCGCCACTCCTGACGCAGCGCGTGATACTGCACATGCGAAGAGCTGGCGCGCTCATGGATATCCTGCGCGACAAAATAGTAGTGCAGCGTGCGGCGTGTGCCGCGCTGCCCCCGATCGCCGCGCAGACGGCTCTGGATCGAGGTTTTAGTCTCGTTAAGCACCGCCACCAGCTTGCTGTTGGCCATCGCCACTTCCACCAGGCCGCGATCGTCATTTTCCGCCACATCCGGATCGAACAGATTGGCCTTGGCTTCGAGGTAATGTGCCAGCTGGCTGTAGCTGCGCGCCAGGTTCTCCTGCAGGGGGCGGATAGGAAACAGCAAATGTCCCGTCAGCGTCAGCAAGTTATACCAGACGGCGCCCAACAGCAGCAGCGCCGGCTGCAGATACCACTGCGGAAACAGGCTGACGCCCAGCATGGTATAGATGGCGATAAGCAGCGCGCCGAAGGCGATAGTGGCGTAGCGTTGTCCCAGCGCGCCCAGCAGAATAAAGCCCCAGGCGGAGATCGCCAGCCCAATGATAAACAGCCAGGGATGAGGGAAAAGCAGCTCTACCGAGACCGAAGCGATACAGAAGCAGAGCAGGGTAATCAGCAGATTGCGCAGACGACCGGCAAAGCGGTCGTCAAGGTCAGCCAGCGCGGCGGCGACCACGCCGAGCGTCAGCGGCAGCGTCCAGACAATTTGCTGGATCCACCAGGGAAAGGCAGCGGCACCCGCCAGCGCAAGAAAAATCCGGGTTAAATATAACCCGGTACTGTTGGCGGTATAGCGACGCAAACCTGCGGTCAGCGCTATCATAGCGTTGTCACCTTACTGATAACGGCGGCGCGCATTAGCTTCACGCGCGGCGCGCGCTTCTTCGGTGGAGACCACGCGGCGTCCCACCGGCCAGAGCGCGATCGCCGCCAGCTTGAAATTAGCGATGCCGACCGGGATGCCGATAATAGAGATGCACTGCGCGATCCCGATCATGATATGGGAAATGCAGATCCACCAGCCGAAGAAGATAAACCACAAAATGTTAAGCAGCGTGCCGCCGGTGTTCAGCAGCGCGTTGCGTTGATCGGGGCGTAGCTCATCAACATGTACCGCTTCATTGCCATAGGGCACCAGAGAGAGTTTAGTAATTTCCCAGCAGGAGCGCGTTAGCGGCAGGGTAAAGATCAACACGATGCTGACCAGGGTGGCGAACAGCCAGCTCAGGGTGGTAAAGAAACCGCCCAGCACAAAATTAAGGATATTCAAAACGGTACGCATTACGGTTTCCTGTAGAAAACGGCATGAATCAAAGATAACAGCGTTTGATTGTAACCTGTTTTAACGGTGGAGCGGTAAACTGCAGACCGGTAGACTAGCCACCAACAGAATCCGCCTAACTTTGGTTATCACGCATGGAATTAAAAGCAACCTCGCTTGGCAAACATCTGGCGCAGCATCCCTATAATCGGGTGCGGCTGCTCAGCGCCGGAGTGGAAGTCAGCGGTGAAAAACATGAGTACCTGATCCCGTTTAATCAGCTGCTGGAGGTGAAATGCAAACGCGGGGTGATCTGGGGCGAGCTGGAGTTCACGCTGCCGGATGAAAAGGTGGTGCGGCTGCACGGCACCGAGTGGCAGGAGACGCAGCGTTTTTACCACTACCTGACGCATGCATGGCAGCAGTGGAGCGCCGAGATGAGCGTTATCAGCGCCGGGGTGCTAACCGCAACAATCGCTGAGCTGCAGCAAATCGAAGCGCAGGATAGCTGGCTGAAGCGAAGCGAGCTGGCGCAGATGCAGGCGAAAATAGAAGAGGCATTTAGCGCGCTGCCGATGCCGGTCGCCCGCCTCGACAGTTTTGACAACTGCCGCGAGCCTGGCCTGCAGTGTCAGCAGTGGCTGCGCAGCGGCGAAGCGATGCTGGCCCGGCGCAACGCTGCCTGGACCGAACGCATGCTGGAGCAGCATGCGGATTTTTTCGCGACGGTAGAGTCGACGCCGCTCAATGCCTCGCAGGCGCGCGCGGTGGTCAACGGCGAAGATGCGCTGCTGGTGCTGGCGGGCGCCGGCAGCGGCAAAACCTCGGTGCTGGTGGCGCGCGCGGGCTGGCTGCTGCAGCGTCGACAGGCGCAGCCGCAGCAGATTTTATTGCTGGCGTTTGGCCGCGAGGCGGCGGAAGAGATGAACCAGCGTATCAGCGCGCGTTTGCCGCATGAGCCTGTTGAGGCGCGCACCTTTCATTCGCTGGCGTTGCACATCATTCGCGAAGGCAGCAAGAAACAACCGGTCATCTCGCGGCTGGAAAGCGACGACGAAGCGCGGCGTCAGCTGCTGATTGAGACCTGGCGCCAGCAGTGTGCGGAGAAAAAAGCTCACGCCAGCGGCTGGCGCCAGTGGCTGACGGAAGAGCTGGAATGGACAGTGCCGGAAGGCGATTTCTGGCAGGACGAAAGGCTGACCCAGCGGCTCGCCAGCCGGCTGGAGCGCTGGCTTGGACTGATGCGCATGCATGGTGGCGCCCAGGCGGCGATGATCGCCGATGCACCTGAAGCGGTGCGCGACAGCTTCGCCAGGCGCATAAAGCTGATGGCGCCACTGCTGAA
This DNA window, taken from Mixta gaviniae, encodes the following:
- the pqiC gene encoding membrane integrity-associated transporter subunit PqiC — translated: MMKWMPLAMALALSACSSSTKTTLYQLPAGTSAATPVTQSALLAEAQLPLWVERVAVPDYLAGNGVVYQTSDVKYVIAANNLWASPLDQQLQQTLVTNLSNALPGRLVSAAPLGEQHDTLNVNVTGFHGRYDGQVVISGSWTLEHNGRIMRQPFNLTLPQQEDGYDVMVRTLAQGWQQEAQRMAMAFSSLKNN
- the rmf gene encoding ribosome modulation factor; translation: MKRQKRDRLERAHSRGYQAGITGRSKEMCPYQMIEARSHWLGGWRKAMEDRSVSVAAAMA
- the fabA gene encoding bifunctional 3-hydroxydecanoyl-ACP dehydratase/trans-2-decenoyl-ACP isomerase; the encoded protein is MVEKRESYTKEDLIASGRGELFGAEGPPLPSGNMLMMDRVVKMSEEGGNFNKGYVEAELDINPDLWFFACHFIGDPVMPGCLGLDAMWQLVGFYLGWLGAEGKGRALGVGEVKFTGQVLPTAKKVTYRIHFKRVINRKLVMGVADGEVLVDGNVIYTASDLKVGLFKDTTAF
- a CDS encoding AAA family ATPase, producing the protein MTSNRLAWQALQPDAESFQPLFSRDYSDDDSDILSEIQPRLFDAASLLQRSSAPFPLMLIRCAENSENLALLAQTLQHNGGKKKALYGGNYLINDDQIRWQPAQTADEPFASRGEAQFADWIEPEQLFGCVRLFGQRISLQPGLIHRANGGVLLLSLRALLAQPLMWLRLKQIVTQRRFDWLSPDETRPLPVAIPSIPLALKLVLCGDREAMADFQEMEPELASLAIYSEYEESLRVEDQEDMALWCRWVTALGHQAALPAIEPDFWPLLLRESVRYSGDQETLPLCPAWLGRQLREAAQYGDKLDAEALQAALDARNWRESYLPEQMRDEILLDQILIETEGAVTGQINGLSVIEFPGHPRAFGEPSRISCVVHVGDGEFNDVERKAELGGNIHAKGMMIMQAFLIAELELDQQLPFSASLVFEQSYSEVDGDSASLAELCALISALAEQPINQQIAVTGSVDQFGRVQPVGGLNEKIEGFFEVCQQRGLTGQQGVIIPAANVRHLCLQQEIIDAVRDGQFHIWAVNEVDEALPLLTGAAWRKENAPCLLQTIQDRITEFNQQEARQRPWPLRWLNWFNHS
- the matP gene encoding macrodomain Ter protein MatP, which codes for MKYQQLENLESGWKWKYLVKKHREGEPITRYVEISAAQEAVKALLAMENHPIDVLKWIEQHINPALENRMKQTIRARRKRHFNAEHQHTRKKSIDLEYLVWQRLAGLAQRRSSTLSETIVQLIEDAERKEKYASQMSTLRQDLQAILGKDDVS
- the ompA gene encoding porin OmpA, producing MKKTAIAIAVALAGFATVAQAAPKDDTWYTGAKLGWSQYHDTGYYGNNYVNNDGPTHESQLGAGAFVGYQANPYLGFELGYDWLGRMPNKGDVVNGAFKAQGIQLAAKLSYPIMDDLDVYTRLGGMVWRADSTQQNVATGNRISDHDTGVSPLAAVGVEYALNKNWATRLDYQWVNNIGDASTVGARPDNAMLSLGLSYRFGQDDAAAPVVAPAPAPAPVVETKHFTLKSDVLFNFNKATLKGEGQQALDQLYSQLSSMDPKDGSVVVLGYTDRIGSDQYNQKLSEKRAQSVVDYLVSKGIPSDKISARGMGESNPVTGNTCDSVKGRNALIDCLGPDRRVEIEVKGLKDVVTQPQA
- the sulA gene encoding SOS-induced cell division inhibitor SulA, encoding MRTHLLKSSFASSVLVGHSRVALSSSTLTTGWISELSYSEAQPGLTQMLLLPLLQQLGTQARWQLWLTPPQKISRQWLKASGLPLNKMMHMPYHQRFSTVEAMVKALQTGNYSVVLGWFAKDINENERRQLEEAASVGQALGLIMRPQSGASSFDGQKNRLKIHSTLYH
- a CDS encoding TfoX/Sxy family DNA transformation protein, with the translated sequence MNSHQRIAQSKAQLASLGKITVRSQFGGYSLAVEKIVFALIADGELYLRASENLSRYLDKQSLAPLVINKRGLPVTLRYYRIDEALWRDRPLLIALSKSALALARRQKSEQQAKARVKDLPNMGVRMEMLLREIGIDSVHALREAGAKDCWLRLRALNQHLGLNCLLALQGAISGKHQAALPAEVTEELRYWFYSTLNADKARRG
- the yccS gene encoding YccS family putative transporter, coding for MIALTAGLRRYTANSTGLYLTRIFLALAGAAAFPWWIQQIVWTLPLTLGVVAAALADLDDRFAGRLRNLLITLLCFCIASVSVELLFPHPWLFIIGLAISAWGFILLGALGQRYATIAFGALLIAIYTMLGVSLFPQWYLQPALLLLGAVWYNLLTLTGHLLFPIRPLQENLARSYSQLAHYLEAKANLFDPDVAENDDRGLVEVAMANSKLVAVLNETKTSIQSRLRGDRGQRGTRRTLHYYFVAQDIHERASSSHVQYHALRQEWRYSEILFRFQRLLTMQALACRQLSDAILLRQSYQHDTRFELAFSHLQAALERLPDTAQDKARQKALRYLLSNLKAIDAQLATIESEQALEQAHHGGSDTHLSSEGLTGWSDIRLRISRHLTPESPLFRHAVRMSLLLCVGYAFIQLTGLQRGYWILLTGLFVCQPGYNATRRRLALRIIGTLAGIAIGLPVLWLVPSVDGQLLLIVLTGVLFFAFRQVQYAHATMFITLLVLLCFNLLGEGFDVAVPRIVDTLLGCGLAWLAVSFIWPDWRFRRLPAVAEKTLTANCRYLDAILEQYHQGKDNRLAYRIARRDAHNGDAELASVVSNLSTELRPDPLQREAAFRLLCLNHSFLSYISALGAHREKITQPALLQLLDDAVCYVDDVLQVNIVSEQQAQQILSDLSARIGLLESEADSKGQLVLQQIGLLIALLPEIAQLKKQLAAPEG
- a CDS encoding YccF domain-containing protein: MRTVLNILNFVLGGFFTTLSWLFATLVSIVLIFTLPLTRSCWEITKLSLVPYGNEAVHVDELRPDQRNALLNTGGTLLNILWFIFFGWWICISHIMIGIAQCISIIGIPVGIANFKLAAIALWPVGRRVVSTEEARAAREANARRRYQ
- the helD gene encoding DNA helicase IV yields the protein MELKATSLGKHLAQHPYNRVRLLSAGVEVSGEKHEYLIPFNQLLEVKCKRGVIWGELEFTLPDEKVVRLHGTEWQETQRFYHYLTHAWQQWSAEMSVISAGVLTATIAELQQIEAQDSWLKRSELAQMQAKIEEAFSALPMPVARLDSFDNCREPGLQCQQWLRSGEAMLARRNAAWTERMLEQHADFFATVESTPLNASQARAVVNGEDALLVLAGAGSGKTSVLVARAGWLLQRRQAQPQQILLLAFGREAAEEMNQRISARLPHEPVEARTFHSLALHIIREGSKKQPVISRLESDDEARRQLLIETWRQQCAEKKAHASGWRQWLTEELEWTVPEGDFWQDERLTQRLASRLERWLGLMRMHGGAQAAMIADAPEAVRDSFARRIKLMAPLLKAWKSALKDEGAVDFPGLMHQAINLLEKGRFISPWKHILVDEFQDISPQRAALLAALRKQNRQTSLFAVGDDCQAIYRFSGAEMSLTTAFHHYFGAGDRCVLETTYRFNDRIGDIATRFVQENPHQLVKPLNSVSKGTKKAISLLPDDKLEALLDKISGYAAPEERVLLLGRYHHLRPALLSKAKTRWPKLLLDFMTIHASKGQQADYVILLGLQAGSDGFPAAARETVLEEGLLPQPEDFPDAEERRLAYVALTRAKQQVWLLYNRQQPSVFVEVFKRLGVPLLRKP